TTCCCTCAGAGACAATGAGGAGCTCGCCATCCCGCGTAACAGCTTCTCTGGCATATTGATTGACGATCTTATCTAAATTCACATGCAGCACCAAGGTGCCTAGTTTGTTTAAATCCAGATTATCAAAGGAACGAATTTGCCTGGTAGCAATCAAACTGTAATCCAGCGTGTCAGGCGGGACCCAGCCCAAACTGCCGCCGCCCAGTTCGGAAACACGCGTAATGAGCGCGCGCCGCTCCGGAGAAAGCGTTGTCAAATTGCCGCTGGAATAGCTGTTTCCCCGGAGATCCGCAATGTCTGCAGCGGTAATATAGGTCTCGGAATTGATATATTGAACCAATCGATCAACAAGTTTAGCCCGTGATTGTATCCGCGTATAGTCGGATTCGCTTGTGTTCATGACGACTAGATTCTGCTGAATCTGTTCGTCCGACATGATGCTGAAGGTTAGTCTCTCCACTTTGTTCAATTCATTTTCGATCAATGTTGAGGAAAGGTTGAGCACTTGTGCTGACTTCTCATAAATTTGCTGATCGTATATTGAATAGGCGATCTGCAGCCCTACCAGAGATATGCTTGAACTGACAGCCATGGAGACTGTTATCAACAGAAACAGTTTCGCTTTGATGCGTAAATTGCGTATTTGATTAAACCACAGACGGATACCGGATCTCATGAGAGCTTCACCACATTTCTTGGCTGAATAAGGACTGGATTGGAGGGTTTCTTCGTGATGAGTGACGCTTAATCCTCTAAGGGTAACGAAAAAGGATGCCGGAATCAACTCCCGAACATCCTTATATCGTTCAGCAATGCGTGATTGCTAGTTCAATTCCCGCTTCCAACGCAACCTGCTTTTAGAACTGATGCAGGAAAGCTTGCTCCGTGTGCGTTGCGATGTAGTGCGTTTTGCATTTGCCGATAGATCAACCACCCCATAGAAGAGCGGCTTCCCGTAACTATCCATCACATTGCTGACCGCAGTCACTTCATTCTTCACCTTGGAATCATCAAATGTGAAAGTTTCCAACGGATGATTCACTGTGACGGATTTCTTCCAATCCTCTGTGAATTTCTGCGTTTCAGCAGCAACCGTAGAATCCAGACGTTCATTCAGCGAGTTCCAGCCCCCAAGGATCTGTTCCGGATGGCGGGAAATCGGCTGATGCAGGAAGCGGTTTGAATTGGCGCGCTCATAGTTTTTGGAACCCGCGTGGATCGACATTCCAATGTTGATGAAGGCATTGGACAATCACGCAGCCTAGTTAGGAGGATGAGCGCAGCGACGCTGCTGTTTGCACTTATTGCCCTGCTGGCTTTGCTTTGCAGGGTTTTTCCTTTGCTATAAGACTGTTTTTCAGTCTTACAGTGGTGCTTTCAGGCTCAGCGCTGACTTTAACGCTGTTTTTCACTCTTACGGTCCTGCTTAAAAGAGAACCAGCCTGCGGTCTGCCGCTACAAATAAGCAAGTTCAGCTACCTTATTTCCAACGCGTCAGGCCCAAAATGGTGAGGTCGGGGGGGCCAGGGGCTAGGCTAGGGCAGAGGCTGGTGGCCACAGCTAAGGGGCCCACAGCTAGGGGGCCTACAGCCAGGAGTCACTCCCAAAACATAAAAGCCCAAGGAAGCAATCACTTCCCTGGGCTTACCTTATTTCAAATAAAAAACCTCGGCCATCGGTTGAATCGGCACAGCTTCACGGAAGTCGAAGGAACCGACAACCATTTTGGACGTAATCGCATTCCAGCGACTGCAAGCGTCACTCTCCGCTAAATAGGCGAATGCGGCCTCGATATCATCACACAGGAAGCAGTAGAAAAACTGCGCGCCATTCTGGAAGATGGAATAATCTCTGATTCCAGCTTTGCTGTGTTCCTCCATAATTTCCGGCCAAGGAGCCAAATGCATGCGAACGTATTCTTCCAAATCTTCTTCTCGGATTGTCCATGTCCATGCGAATTTACCACTGTTCGTCATCTGCTCACCATATCCCCATTTCGAATTTTAATCAAAAATTCAATAATGTTACTTTACTGCGGCAGCAGCGTCACGTCAATATTCTTCTATAACGAAACCCGCTCACTCCCTGTGCAGCAATTTGATTAATATAGCAAGCTGCTTTAACCCTATTTCAAGCTCCTCTCGTTTCGCATAGGCATATGAAATCCGCAAATAGTTGCCCGTATGCCGACTATAAATGGAACCGGGATTCAGCAATATCCCCTCTTTGCAAGCTCGCTCGAACAACATATGCATCGGAATGTCTAAGGTAAGGCGCAGCCAAATATAGAAACCACCTGCCGGGACTGACCACTCGGCAATGTCTTTGAAATGCTTTTGCAGCAGTTGCACCGTATGATCACGCCTTATTTGGAGCTGCTTCCGAACAAATACGAGATGCTCCTGATAGAGGCCTCTGCCCAGCCATTCTGCGGCAGCCCACTGGGATACGGAGCTTGAGCCGTAATCATTTTGCATTTTGATATCGGCCAATCGTTCAATTACCGGCTCTGGAGCGACCACCCAGCCAATTCGCAAACCTGGACTCAATGTCTTGGACAAGCTCCCTAGATAGAGAACCAAAGCATTAGGATCCCTGGCCTTGAGCGGCAATGGTGGCGGGTTATCGAACCACAACTCCCGGTAAGCATCATCTTCAATAATGGGCAGCCCTTCATCTGCGCAGATGGTCATCAGATCTTGACGCCTAGCTTCTGTCATTAAGGTGCCTGTAGGATTATGAAAAGAAGGGATTGTATAGAGCAGCGAAGCGTTGTGGCCTTTTTTGTAGCGGCTGATGTGATCGGTTCGCACGCCCTCTTCATCCATAGGCA
Above is a genomic segment from Paenibacillus sp. HWE-109 containing:
- a CDS encoding DUF3502 domain-containing protein; this encodes MSNAFINIGMSIHAGSKNYERANSNRFLHQPISRHPEQILGGWNSLNERLDSTVAAETQKFTEDWKKSVTVNHPLETFTFDDSKVKNEVTAVSNVMDSYGKPLFYGVVDLSANAKRTTSQRTRSKLSCISSKSRLRWKRELN
- a CDS encoding L-rhamnose mutarotase, which produces MTNSGKFAWTWTIREEDLEEYVRMHLAPWPEIMEEHSKAGIRDYSIFQNGAQFFYCFLCDDIEAAFAYLAESDACSRWNAITSKMVVGSFDFREAVPIQPMAEVFYLK
- a CDS encoding aminotransferase-like domain-containing protein; translated protein: MDWKPDFSSEIPLYVQIKDSIKLKISLGEWAVGTKIPSQRTLADQLGVNRSTVVTALSDLIAEGLLEGNTKGGTRVVSNAWNLLAASPPPDWSSYVQAGTYYPNQPAIQQINRAEFQEGIIRLGTGELSPDLLPSAQMKKIFEESSVNPFVLGYEEPKGNLYLRKQIAAYLQGIGIHTSSSAILIVSGALQALQLISIGLLQRGSSILLESPSYLYSVHVFQSSAMKLIGLPMDEEGVRTDHISRYKKGHNASLLYTIPSFHNPTGTLMTEARRQDLMTICADEGLPIIEDDAYRELWFDNPPPLPLKARDPNALVLYLGSLSKTLSPGLRIGWVVAPEPVIERLADIKMQNDYGSSSVSQWAAAEWLGRGLYQEHLVFVRKQLQIRRDHTVQLLQKHFKDIAEWSVPAGGFYIWLRLTLDIPMHMLFERACKEGILLNPGSIYSRHTGNYLRISYAYAKREELEIGLKQLAILIKLLHRE